In one Spirosoma rigui genomic region, the following are encoded:
- a CDS encoding SusC/RagA family TonB-linked outer membrane protein, giving the protein MKAILYRLLQTVFVGVFMLLFSLNASAQDRRVTGKISGVDGPIPGANVLLKGTSTGTSTDANGDFSINVRGANPVLVVSSIGNKTQEVTVGNRSTVNVTLEDDATALNEVIVTGYTTDTKRDNTGSVSTVKAKDLAAIPSGNVEQQLQGRVSGVTVITNGQPGTTSIVRVRGFGAFGGNEPLYVVDGVPTGGINFVAPDDVESTTVLKDAAAASIYGARAANGVIVITTKKGQRKARKLSITYDGLYGVTDPGKGQPILNPQEQADYTWQAIKNTAIANGVTPDFSNVAGGQYGKGQTPVLPDFINVGGVGGIVGNIDLTAAKAKYNTNINAGPIYQVVRANKAGTDWYDAVTRTAPLLRQTLGFSGGTETSRFYVSLGMQDLQGILLNNSSTRYNFRVNTEFDLSKKLRFGQNLQLTYLSNKGITGGNGGRGVSADENDILQAFRMPPIIPVYDEFGGYAGTAAPGFNNPRNPVANRDRIKNNGNFNALAFGNAYLEYDVLPGLMLRSNIAGQYSNYYFTGYGPRQYENSENNTTYTFNEGSGYSLAYTFTNTAQYKKKFGIHEVDVLAGVEALNTGKGRNVSGNGTNPFSEDVSYVTLSNLATTGRQVNSDLFSGVNFYSVFGRVNYVYNDKYIVTGVIRRDGSSRFGANNRYGVFPAVSAAWRISSENFMKNLPWVSDLKIRGGYGLMGNSNNVDPNNQYSLFASNPGNGYDINGSNTSISPGFFRSRIGNPNAKWETSTTTNIGIDGAFLNNRLEVIFDLWRKDTRDLLYTVPLAGVIGVRASAPAVNIASMRNQGIDIQVITRGKVVNDLSYELNVTGGILQNTIQSLAPGSPYFDAGGTRLNGNVVRNQPGQSISSFFGYKVIGLFNTAEEVKSAPTQEGAGLGRFRYADLNGDGKITSDDRTFLGSPVPKFNGGVTLTLRYKGFDFSAYAYTSIGNKIFNNSKWFTDFYPSFTGAAVSARVKNSWTPTNTNTSIPIFEGVSNFSTNTVPNSYYVENGSYLRLQNLSVGYNLPANLLSSIGLQRVRISASANNILTFTGYTGLDPAVGGNADSNFGIDVGNYPLTRSYNVGLNIGF; this is encoded by the coding sequence ATGAAAGCAATACTCTACCGGTTGTTACAGACCGTTTTCGTAGGTGTATTCATGTTGTTATTCAGCTTGAATGCATCCGCTCAAGACCGTCGTGTAACGGGTAAAATTTCCGGAGTTGATGGTCCAATTCCGGGCGCAAACGTTCTACTAAAGGGTACGTCTACTGGTACGTCTACCGACGCTAATGGTGACTTTTCAATTAATGTCCGGGGAGCTAACCCAGTACTGGTTGTCTCTTCTATTGGTAACAAAACGCAGGAGGTAACCGTAGGTAATCGCTCCACGGTTAATGTGACGCTGGAAGATGATGCTACGGCACTGAACGAAGTCATTGTAACGGGTTATACCACGGATACGAAGCGCGACAACACAGGTTCCGTTTCGACCGTTAAAGCAAAAGATCTAGCAGCCATTCCATCCGGTAACGTTGAGCAGCAACTGCAGGGACGTGTGTCGGGGGTTACGGTTATCACCAATGGCCAGCCAGGTACAACTAGTATCGTACGGGTACGTGGCTTCGGTGCATTTGGCGGAAACGAACCACTATATGTCGTTGATGGTGTTCCAACGGGCGGCATCAACTTCGTTGCCCCCGATGACGTTGAGTCGACAACGGTACTGAAAGATGCTGCAGCTGCATCGATATACGGTGCACGTGCTGCCAATGGTGTAATTGTTATTACGACTAAGAAGGGCCAGCGCAAAGCACGCAAACTGAGCATTACCTATGATGGATTGTATGGGGTAACGGATCCGGGTAAAGGACAACCCATCCTGAACCCACAGGAGCAGGCTGACTATACCTGGCAGGCTATCAAAAATACAGCCATTGCCAACGGTGTAACCCCCGATTTCAGCAACGTAGCCGGTGGTCAATACGGTAAAGGACAAACCCCCGTTTTACCGGATTTCATCAACGTAGGTGGTGTTGGCGGTATAGTGGGTAACATTGACCTGACCGCAGCAAAAGCCAAGTACAACACCAACATCAACGCGGGCCCAATCTATCAGGTGGTTCGGGCCAACAAAGCCGGTACCGACTGGTATGACGCCGTCACCCGTACCGCCCCCCTGCTCCGCCAGACACTTGGTTTTTCGGGTGGTACCGAAACCAGCCGGTTCTACGTTAGCCTGGGTATGCAGGATTTGCAGGGTATCCTGCTGAACAACAGCTCGACCCGGTACAACTTCCGGGTAAATACGGAGTTTGACCTGTCGAAAAAACTGCGGTTCGGTCAGAACCTCCAGCTTACCTACCTGTCGAACAAAGGTATTACGGGTGGTAATGGTGGTCGTGGTGTATCGGCCGATGAGAACGACATTCTGCAGGCATTCCGTATGCCGCCTATCATTCCCGTTTACGACGAATTCGGTGGCTATGCCGGTACGGCTGCTCCCGGTTTCAACAACCCACGTAACCCCGTTGCTAACCGCGACCGAATCAAAAACAACGGTAACTTCAACGCATTGGCATTTGGTAATGCTTACCTGGAATACGATGTGTTACCTGGCCTGATGCTGCGTAGCAACATTGCTGGTCAGTATAGCAACTACTACTTCACAGGTTACGGACCACGGCAGTACGAAAACTCGGAGAACAATACGACCTATACCTTCAACGAAGGATCGGGCTATAGCCTTGCCTACACGTTCACCAACACGGCGCAGTACAAGAAGAAGTTTGGCATCCACGAAGTTGACGTACTGGCAGGTGTAGAAGCCCTGAACACGGGCAAAGGCCGGAACGTTAGCGGTAACGGTACGAACCCCTTCTCGGAAGATGTTTCGTACGTAACACTGAGTAACCTTGCTACCACCGGTCGGCAGGTAAACAGTGACCTGTTCAGCGGGGTTAATTTCTACTCTGTCTTCGGCCGCGTCAACTACGTTTACAACGACAAGTATATCGTAACGGGCGTTATCCGTCGGGATGGTTCATCGCGCTTCGGTGCCAACAACCGCTACGGTGTATTCCCGGCTGTATCGGCCGCCTGGCGCATCTCGTCGGAGAACTTCATGAAGAACCTTCCTTGGGTATCAGACCTGAAAATCCGCGGTGGTTACGGCTTGATGGGTAACTCGAACAACGTGGACCCCAACAACCAGTATAGCCTGTTCGCGTCGAATCCAGGTAACGGCTACGACATCAACGGTAGCAACACCTCTATCAGCCCGGGCTTCTTCCGGAGCCGGATCGGTAACCCGAACGCGAAATGGGAAACCAGTACGACGACGAACATCGGTATTGATGGTGCTTTCCTCAACAACCGGTTGGAAGTTATCTTCGATCTGTGGCGCAAAGATACCCGCGACCTGCTGTACACGGTTCCTCTTGCCGGCGTAATTGGTGTTCGTGCCAGCGCCCCGGCGGTAAACATTGCCAGCATGCGTAACCAAGGTATCGACATTCAGGTGATCACCCGTGGCAAAGTAGTCAACGACCTGTCTTATGAACTGAACGTGACGGGTGGTATTCTGCAAAACACGATCCAGTCGCTGGCTCCGGGTTCTCCCTACTTTGATGCGGGCGGTACCCGTTTGAACGGTAACGTAGTACGTAACCAGCCTGGTCAGTCGATCTCGTCATTCTTCGGCTACAAAGTTATCGGTCTGTTCAACACGGCTGAAGAAGTGAAAAGCGCCCCTACGCAGGAAGGTGCTGGCCTGGGCCGTTTCCGGTATGCTGACCTGAACGGTGATGGCAAAATCACTTCGGATGACCGCACGTTCCTGGGCAGCCCGGTTCCCAAGTTCAATGGAGGTGTTACGCTGACGCTGCGCTACAAAGGCTTCGACTTCAGCGCCTACGCGTACACATCGATCGGCAACAAGATCTTCAACAACTCGAAGTGGTTCACCGATTTCTACCCTTCGTTTACAGGAGCCGCTGTTAGCGCTCGTGTGAAGAACTCCTGGACGCCAACCAATACGAACACCTCTATCCCCATTTTCGAAGGTGTATCGAACTTCAGCACCAACACCGTACCGAACTCGTACTACGTTGAGAACGGATCATACCTGCGTCTGCAAAACCTTTCGGTTGGCTATAACCTGCCCGCAAACCTGCTGAGCAGCATCGGTCTGCAGCGTGTTCGTATCTCCGCATCGGCTAACAACATTCTGACGTTCACGGGTTACACCGGTCTGGATCCAGCCGTTGGCGGTAATGCTGACTCTAACTTCGGTATCGACGTAGGTAACTACCCATTGACCCGTAGCTACAACGTTGGTTTAAACATTGGTTTCTAG
- a CDS encoding NFACT RNA binding domain-containing protein, translated as MHTNYYFLRQLAPALASRLVGLRFMACFSQDRDELVLVFAEAIGKQNYYKPFHIKATLRPDFSGVLFPETVQRARANSVDLFAGLVETGGEDEHRPGRLVVGVRSFLNERCLAIALEDNYTLLFKFFGNRPNLIAFRENTVIDLFNHNLSSDWQLSLDTLDRPIDQSYQAFERADATYRALFPTFGKVVNQYLDEHKAQGESVSWSLLQDVVRQLEQPRYYLTRLAYKPTLSLLPIGDIRQEFDDPIEAANRFFIAYNGLSTFEQEKADWLRLIDKRTKRAQAQIDGNMHRLIAREEGTTHEQMGHILMANLHDIPEMPGAKSPERVVLHDFYRDQPITIKLKTDLSPQKNAENYYRKSKNERIEEEHLTNQVAAREAEVARMQKQRTDIEVIGTLKELRRYVKQANLLNDNPSMASSDGVQAQLFKEVVLDTFRILIGRNARNNDLLTQKYTHKEDLWLHARDVAGSHVVIKYKAGKTFPKNVVERAAELAAWYSKRRTDSLCPVIVTPKKFVRKPKGLAEGQVIVEKEEVVMVVPRGE; from the coding sequence ATGCATACGAACTATTATTTCCTGCGCCAACTGGCCCCTGCGCTGGCCTCCCGGTTGGTAGGATTGCGGTTTATGGCCTGTTTTAGTCAGGATCGCGACGAGCTTGTGCTGGTGTTTGCCGAAGCCATTGGAAAACAGAACTATTACAAGCCGTTTCACATCAAAGCCACGCTCCGGCCCGACTTTTCGGGTGTGCTGTTTCCCGAAACCGTACAGCGCGCGCGTGCCAATAGCGTAGACCTGTTCGCGGGCCTGGTTGAAACCGGCGGTGAAGACGAACACCGTCCAGGCCGATTAGTTGTTGGGGTTCGTTCCTTTCTGAACGAGCGATGCCTGGCTATCGCTCTGGAAGATAATTACACCCTGTTGTTCAAGTTCTTCGGTAACCGGCCTAATCTGATCGCTTTCCGGGAGAATACGGTGATTGACCTGTTCAACCACAACCTCAGCAGCGACTGGCAACTCTCCCTCGATACGCTCGACCGGCCTATTGATCAGTCCTACCAGGCTTTCGAACGCGCCGATGCTACCTACCGGGCTCTGTTCCCTACATTTGGTAAAGTCGTTAATCAGTACCTGGATGAGCACAAAGCGCAGGGAGAATCCGTTTCCTGGTCCCTCTTGCAGGACGTTGTCCGGCAACTCGAACAGCCCCGCTATTACCTGACTCGTTTGGCCTACAAACCAACCCTGTCGCTGCTGCCGATAGGGGATATACGCCAAGAGTTCGATGACCCCATCGAAGCGGCTAATCGGTTCTTCATCGCTTACAATGGACTTAGCACATTTGAGCAGGAAAAAGCGGATTGGCTACGGCTGATCGATAAGCGGACAAAACGAGCACAGGCTCAGATCGATGGCAACATGCATCGACTGATAGCCCGGGAAGAAGGGACAACGCATGAGCAAATGGGCCATATCCTGATGGCCAACCTGCACGACATCCCTGAAATGCCAGGTGCGAAGTCACCGGAGCGGGTTGTACTGCACGATTTTTACCGGGATCAGCCAATTACCATAAAACTCAAGACTGATCTAAGCCCGCAAAAAAACGCGGAGAACTACTACCGAAAATCGAAGAACGAAAGGATTGAGGAAGAACACCTCACAAATCAGGTAGCTGCGCGTGAGGCTGAGGTTGCGCGGATGCAGAAGCAGCGAACAGATATTGAGGTCATTGGAACCTTGAAGGAGTTGCGCCGGTACGTTAAACAAGCCAATCTACTCAACGACAACCCATCTATGGCTTCGTCGGACGGGGTGCAGGCACAGTTATTTAAAGAAGTCGTGCTTGATACGTTCCGAATTCTGATTGGCCGCAATGCCCGCAATAATGACTTGCTCACCCAGAAATACACCCACAAAGAAGACCTGTGGCTTCACGCCCGTGACGTTGCCGGTTCGCACGTTGTAATCAAGTACAAAGCCGGGAAAACGTTTCCAAAGAATGTGGTCGAACGGGCGGCTGAACTGGCAGCCTGGTACTCAAAGCGACGTACCGACTCGCTGTGCCCGGTCATTGTCACGCCCAAAAAATTCGTACGCAAGCCTAAAGGGCTCGCTGAAGGACAGGTGATCGTAGAGAAAGAAGAAGTTGTGATGGTAGTACCGAGGGGGGAATAG
- a CDS encoding glycosyltransferase family 1 protein, which translates to MLHQPVSTNKTTGSRQAGTVKDLVCFSHLRWNFVYQRPQHLLGRATKQYRVWFIEEPIWGGELRMTSCQQADGLTVLVPHLPHGTSPEDAVALQRQLVDEFMQHERITDFVAWYYTPMALLFSDHLTPRLTVYDCMDELSAFWGAPKQLLDQEKALMQRADLVFTGGYSLFEAKQNRHPHVFAFPSSIDFAHFSAARSPQPDPSDQRGIASPRIGFSGVIDERFDYELLGEVAKRRPEWQFVMIGPVVKIDPALLPHSENVHYVGMKAYKDLPAYFSNWNVAILPFALNDSTKYISPTKTPEYLAAGLPVVSTPIRDVARTYGSEDYVQIAGTADEFEAAIDKALKGNHPTNWPAIDAFLTENSWNHTWNEMNRLMVAQMSLAIEQ; encoded by the coding sequence GTGCTGCACCAACCGGTCAGTACGAATAAAACTACGGGATCACGTCAGGCCGGAACGGTTAAAGACCTGGTTTGTTTCTCGCACCTTCGCTGGAATTTTGTTTATCAACGTCCACAACATTTACTGGGTCGGGCTACCAAGCAATATCGCGTCTGGTTCATCGAAGAACCAATATGGGGTGGTGAATTACGAATGACGAGCTGCCAGCAGGCCGACGGCCTGACGGTTCTGGTTCCACACCTCCCCCACGGCACCAGCCCGGAAGATGCGGTGGCGCTACAGCGCCAGTTGGTTGATGAATTTATGCAGCACGAACGGATCACCGACTTCGTTGCTTGGTATTATACGCCTATGGCATTGCTGTTTAGCGATCACCTGACGCCCCGCCTAACGGTGTATGACTGCATGGATGAGCTGTCTGCCTTCTGGGGGGCGCCCAAGCAACTGCTGGATCAGGAAAAGGCGCTGATGCAGCGTGCCGATCTTGTTTTCACAGGTGGCTACAGCCTGTTTGAGGCCAAGCAAAACCGGCACCCGCACGTCTTCGCTTTCCCAAGCAGCATTGATTTCGCTCACTTCTCGGCGGCCCGCAGCCCCCAACCCGACCCATCCGACCAACGGGGCATTGCCAGTCCACGTATTGGCTTTAGTGGAGTGATTGATGAGCGCTTCGATTACGAGTTGCTGGGTGAGGTGGCAAAGCGCCGTCCCGAGTGGCAGTTCGTTATGATTGGCCCGGTCGTCAAAATCGATCCTGCCCTGCTTCCACACAGTGAAAACGTTCACTATGTGGGTATGAAGGCTTACAAAGATCTGCCGGCATATTTCAGCAACTGGAACGTAGCCATTTTACCGTTTGCCTTAAACGACTCAACAAAATACATCAGCCCGACCAAAACGCCGGAGTACCTGGCCGCCGGTTTACCCGTAGTGTCGACACCGATTCGGGATGTTGCCCGTACCTATGGTAGCGAGGACTATGTTCAAATTGCCGGTACAGCCGATGAATTCGAAGCGGCAATTGATAAAGCGTTGAAGGGCAATCACCCAACGAACTGGCCTGCCATTGACGCCTTCCTGACGGAGAACTCCTGGAATCATACCTGGAATGAAATGAATCGCCTGATGGTTGCCCAGATGAGTCTGGCCATTGAGCAATAG
- a CDS encoding sensor histidine kinase, with protein sequence MNESLLSPQSGMPPGVSIPPPSTIEEQALIWQQVLAHSLNGLVGLVAVRDQTGTIVNFQYRFINEIALRDTFRGRPNESHDITGKLLTEFFPSILLTPLWQTYVDVIETGQPHRVEQNFRDDKRDVWVSQSVSRFGQDGLLLAYNETSELHVAARRIAQQSALLNGVLNSSPNGIIVYEAIYDPLNQIIDFQAVLVNQMLETMTGQEGVYFMQQPLSAIYPLEPDRMERLRVLIETGKPIYRDEFIPALGRWFSMALTRLNNGFVATLTDITNDRQVRHQLETTVQELHRSNKNLEQFAYVASHDLQEPLRKIVSFGDVLNDQFASDISEPAADLVRRMQRSADRMRSLVQDLLTYARLSGNAETFGLVDLNHLVVSVVDDLEITIAEKRATLQLNNLPAIWGDPALLRHLFQNLVSNALKFHKPGTRPHVIIQGHVAQPHELRDSSLPSDVSQSGRRYAVIDVVDNGIGFDERYLDRIFTLFQRLHSRLNFSGTGVGLAICKKIIDLHNGQITAISREGEGAIFRLFLPM encoded by the coding sequence ATGAATGAGTCGCTCCTTTCTCCGCAGTCGGGTATGCCGCCCGGTGTGTCGATCCCTCCCCCGTCTACGATTGAAGAGCAGGCACTAATCTGGCAGCAGGTACTGGCTCATTCGCTCAATGGGCTGGTGGGTCTGGTAGCGGTCCGGGACCAGACCGGTACGATCGTCAACTTTCAATACCGGTTCATCAACGAGATCGCCCTGCGCGATACGTTCCGGGGACGGCCAAATGAGAGCCACGACATTACCGGCAAGCTGCTTACCGAGTTTTTCCCGTCTATTCTGCTCACACCCCTGTGGCAAACCTACGTCGATGTTATTGAAACGGGTCAGCCGCACCGGGTCGAACAAAACTTCAGAGACGATAAACGGGATGTCTGGGTGAGCCAGTCGGTATCGCGTTTCGGGCAGGACGGCCTGCTGCTAGCTTATAACGAAACTAGCGAACTACACGTAGCGGCCCGACGTATTGCCCAGCAGAGTGCCTTGCTAAACGGCGTGCTCAACTCATCGCCGAACGGTATTATCGTTTACGAAGCTATTTACGATCCGCTCAACCAGATCATTGACTTCCAGGCCGTACTTGTCAACCAGATGCTTGAGACCATGACCGGTCAGGAAGGAGTTTACTTTATGCAGCAGCCGTTATCGGCCATCTATCCGCTGGAGCCGGATCGTATGGAGCGGCTGCGTGTCCTGATCGAAACCGGTAAACCTATATATCGGGACGAATTTATTCCCGCGCTGGGACGCTGGTTCAGCATGGCACTTACCCGGCTCAACAACGGGTTTGTGGCAACCTTGACAGACATAACCAACGACCGGCAGGTACGCCATCAGCTGGAAACCACCGTTCAGGAACTGCACCGCTCCAACAAAAACCTGGAGCAGTTTGCCTACGTCGCCAGCCATGACCTGCAGGAGCCTCTGCGCAAAATTGTTTCCTTCGGCGATGTACTCAACGACCAGTTCGCCAGCGACATAAGCGAACCAGCGGCCGATCTCGTCCGCCGGATGCAGCGATCAGCCGATCGGATGCGCTCGCTGGTTCAGGATCTGCTGACCTACGCCCGACTGTCGGGCAACGCCGAAACCTTCGGGCTGGTAGATCTAAATCACCTCGTCGTTTCCGTTGTCGACGATCTGGAAATAACCATTGCCGAAAAACGAGCCACGCTTCAACTTAATAACCTTCCCGCCATCTGGGGTGACCCGGCCCTGCTCCGCCACCTTTTCCAGAATCTGGTGAGCAACGCGCTTAAATTTCACAAGCCCGGCACCCGACCGCACGTCATTATTCAGGGCCATGTTGCGCAGCCTCATGAATTACGGGATAGCAGCCTGCCGTCCGACGTTTCCCAGTCAGGTCGCCGGTATGCTGTCATTGATGTCGTCGACAACGGTATCGGGTTCGATGAACGCTACCTCGACCGTATTTTCACCTTATTTCAGCGGCTACACAGCCGGTTGAATTTTTCGGGTACGGGTGTGGGGCTGGCTATCTGTAAGAAAATCATTGATCTTCATAACGGACAGATAACAGCCATCAGCCGGGAGGGCGAAGGGGCCATCTTCCGGTTATTTTTACCTATGTAA
- a CDS encoding VOC family protein, giving the protein MKIRVVLFLLLCTAGTSGLVSGQDKLGIIRHNHLAIHVKDIPTSVAFYRDVLGLKPIPVPENLKLTRAWFDLGDGQQIHLLNGRTETIAHDKNGSHYALFVEDIDKSEQYLKSKNIPFHRQVRFDGVVQIYFSDPDGYLFELNPGKKSTTNY; this is encoded by the coding sequence ATGAAAATTCGCGTCGTTCTATTTTTACTACTCTGCACCGCAGGCACATCCGGGCTGGTGTCGGGTCAGGACAAGCTGGGGATCATCCGGCACAATCACCTGGCTATCCACGTTAAAGACATACCCACCAGCGTGGCTTTTTACCGGGATGTGCTCGGTTTGAAACCTATTCCGGTACCCGAAAACCTCAAGCTCACCCGGGCCTGGTTCGACTTGGGCGACGGCCAGCAGATTCACCTGCTCAATGGCCGCACCGAAACCATTGCGCACGATAAGAACGGTAGTCACTACGCCCTGTTCGTGGAAGACATCGACAAATCGGAGCAATACCTGAAAAGCAAGAATATTCCCTTTCACCGGCAGGTACGGTTCGACGGAGTAGTTCAGATCTATTTCTCGGACCCCGACGGATACCTCTTTGAACTGAATCCCGGCAAAAAATCAACGACGAACTACTAG
- a CDS encoding M1 family aminopeptidase yields MKLLYFCLLAFPFLAIAQSEHDGGRFCQTVKVRSSERLAAHPKARIAYPGDANIDVTYYGLDLNLTHTPNYLRGAATITFRSTVTNLSSFFLDLNSTTATTGEGLRVDSVKAGAQRLAFQFAQNKLTITPIQPLVIDQALTVTVYYQGIPNSRDLGSFRFSTHERTTEPAIWSLSEPYGAPDWFPCRDTPGDKADSSSVRITAPARFVSVSNGVLVSTVDNPDGTRTYQWRNSYPIAQYLISVALSNYELYNTPFTTGGQTLPITHYIYPEVLPLVKANLDQTPAIMQLFTERFGPYPFLREKYGHAQIGRGNGGMEHQTISSMEEGALTPGVIAHELAHQWFGDKITCRDWQNIWLNEGFASYAEAVFAESTGGRTAYLSTMNAFAARARTAVGSIYVEDITNFANIFSGNRTYAKGAMVLHMLRGVVGDSTFYRILKTYTASPYVAYSTATTDYFQAVAEQVSGQNLGYFFRQWIYSAGHPVYQASVSNGPSANTANVRLEQRNALANTNPTFFTMPVQIRVQSAAGDTTVSVLNNQADQTFTVPARGPVTGVVVDPNNWILKAVESTTLLVTGVAEPVADLFTSYPNPANDLLTVDFTTSTSGLASLALTNPLGQRVRQLPERSLPAGIHSQRLDVSGLPAGSYTLTVQTVNGRQSRVVLIR; encoded by the coding sequence ATGAAACTACTCTACTTTTGTTTGCTGGCCTTCCCCTTCCTGGCCATTGCTCAATCGGAACATGACGGCGGCCGGTTCTGCCAGACGGTTAAAGTCAGGTCGTCAGAGCGCCTGGCGGCTCACCCCAAAGCCCGGATCGCCTACCCCGGTGATGCCAACATCGACGTCACTTATTACGGACTCGATCTCAACCTGACCCACACTCCCAACTACCTGCGCGGAGCCGCCACAATCACCTTCAGGAGCACTGTAACAAACCTCAGTAGCTTCTTTCTGGATCTGAACTCCACCACCGCCACTACCGGCGAGGGCTTGCGGGTCGATTCAGTTAAAGCGGGCGCGCAACGGCTGGCCTTCCAGTTTGCCCAGAACAAGCTAACGATTACGCCAATCCAGCCCCTGGTGATCGATCAGGCACTCACGGTAACTGTCTATTACCAGGGTATCCCGAATAGTCGTGACCTGGGCAGTTTTCGGTTCAGTACCCACGAACGCACAACAGAGCCCGCTATCTGGAGTTTAAGCGAGCCCTACGGCGCACCCGACTGGTTTCCCTGCCGCGACACGCCCGGCGACAAAGCCGACTCCTCGTCCGTTCGGATTACGGCTCCGGCCCGGTTCGTTTCGGTGTCGAATGGCGTCCTTGTTTCCACCGTCGATAATCCCGATGGCACACGCACTTACCAGTGGCGTAATAGTTACCCCATTGCCCAATACCTGATTTCGGTAGCCCTCTCGAACTACGAGTTGTACAATACGCCCTTTACTACGGGCGGGCAGACCCTGCCGATCACGCATTATATTTACCCCGAAGTACTTCCGCTGGTGAAGGCTAACCTCGATCAGACACCCGCCATCATGCAGTTGTTTACCGAGCGATTTGGCCCCTACCCGTTTCTGCGGGAAAAGTATGGTCACGCCCAGATTGGCCGCGGCAATGGTGGTATGGAGCACCAGACCATCAGTTCAATGGAGGAAGGAGCGCTCACCCCTGGTGTCATTGCCCACGAGTTGGCTCACCAGTGGTTCGGCGATAAAATAACCTGCCGGGACTGGCAGAATATCTGGCTCAACGAAGGTTTTGCCTCCTACGCCGAAGCTGTCTTTGCCGAATCGACCGGTGGAAGAACGGCTTACCTGTCTACCATGAACGCTTTTGCCGCCCGCGCCCGCACGGCCGTTGGCAGTATTTATGTCGAGGACATTACCAACTTCGCAAACATTTTCAGCGGTAATCGGACCTACGCCAAAGGAGCTATGGTGCTACATATGCTGCGGGGCGTGGTAGGCGACAGTACGTTCTACCGTATCCTGAAAACTTATACCGCCAGTCCGTACGTAGCGTACAGTACGGCAACAACCGACTATTTTCAGGCCGTGGCCGAGCAGGTCTCCGGACAAAATCTCGGTTATTTTTTCCGACAGTGGATCTACAGCGCGGGCCATCCCGTCTACCAGGCATCAGTTAGCAACGGCCCGTCGGCCAACACTGCCAACGTTCGGCTGGAGCAACGCAACGCCCTGGCGAACACAAACCCAACATTCTTTACCATGCCGGTACAGATCCGGGTGCAGTCGGCAGCGGGTGATACCACCGTCAGCGTGCTCAACAACCAGGCCGACCAGACATTTACGGTTCCCGCCCGGGGTCCCGTAACGGGCGTCGTTGTTGATCCTAACAACTGGATTTTGAAAGCGGTTGAATCGACGACTCTCCTTGTAACGGGCGTGGCCGAACCCGTAGCCGATCTGTTTACCAGCTACCCAAACCCCGCCAACGACCTACTGACGGTCGATTTTACAACGTCGACTAGTGGGCTGGCAAGTCTTGCGCTTACCAACCCGCTCGGACAGCGGGTTCGACAACTGCCCGAACGGAGTCTGCCGGCGGGTATACATAGCCAGCGCCTGGACGTCAGCGGCCTGCCGGCGGGTTCCTATACGCTCACGGTGCAGACCGTAAACGGACGACAAAGCCGGGTAGTTTTAATTCGGTGA
- a CDS encoding DUF4230 domain-containing protein produces MDFLTTALLLLVGTGAGVALSNALRSRSGVTDVRRDSVILLERIEKVFKVVMAEGYFSEIYNYQDQKKILYLLNDPKKAMVIAKSKVLVGFDFAKVRFRATENGDKTLIIDAFPEPEVLSIDTDYNFYDIQAGYLNHFSGEDYTKILEEAKQAMNERAMHSDLPKIANNQIQYMMYQLASSMGWQLKLPETEQRQLEALKAKAEEETRNSKRLAPGNPTD; encoded by the coding sequence ATGGATTTTTTAACCACTGCCTTGCTTCTCCTCGTTGGTACCGGCGCGGGGGTTGCCCTGTCAAATGCCTTACGAAGTCGGTCTGGCGTGACTGATGTCCGGCGCGACTCGGTCATTTTACTGGAACGAATCGAGAAAGTTTTTAAGGTAGTGATGGCCGAAGGATATTTTTCGGAAATCTACAATTACCAGGATCAGAAGAAGATCTTGTACCTTCTTAACGATCCCAAGAAGGCGATGGTCATTGCCAAGTCAAAAGTGCTGGTGGGGTTCGACTTTGCCAAAGTTCGCTTTCGAGCCACCGAAAACGGCGATAAGACGCTGATCATCGACGCCTTTCCGGAGCCGGAAGTCCTTTCGATCGATACTGATTATAACTTCTACGATATTCAGGCCGGTTACCTCAACCACTTCAGTGGCGAGGATTACACCAAGATTCTCGAAGAGGCCAAGCAAGCCATGAACGAACGGGCCATGCACAGCGACCTGCCCAAAATTGCCAACAACCAGATACAGTACATGATGTACCAACTCGCCAGTTCGATGGGCTGGCAACTGAAGCTGCCAGAAACGGAGCAGCGCCAATTGGAAGCATTGAAGGCCAAAGCCGAAGAGGAGACCAGAAACTCAAAACGGCTCGCACCCGGTAATCCGACGGACTAG